TGAGGCTAAGGAAGAACTTCAGGATATGTTCTCCAGGAGGTACTCCTAATGGTTTACACAAAATTATTGACACAACCTTTGAAAAATATGGAGCTTTTAATTTAAACTTAAACCAAATTGCGAAGGAATATTTAGGAAGGTTCTCTATGTGTTTTTGAAGTTTTTTAAAGTCTGTATAAATTCCAGATATTTGTTCTATTTTTTGAATATTACTATCATTATTAAAATTTATATACTTATTTTCTTTCCCCAATTACTTCATTTTTTAACCAATTTAAAGGAAAATCTTTTAATGTTTCATTAGATTTATAATCTTTTAACTTTTTTGCTAATTGGTTTTCACAACAATTTCTTCTATTTCCAGCTTCTACACAATTATTTATTTCTTTCTTTAGAAACTTAAATTCTTCTAAAAAGATATCTTTATTATTTCTATTCAAATACCAATTTTGCTTACTTTTGAAAAGATAATTTTCTATTTTTTCTTTATTTTTTGGTTTAAAATAATATTTACAATAAGCTACATATTCAGCTAAATTTTTAATTTTTTCTAGATTTATTTCTATTAAAGCCTCAAACTTATTCATTACTTCCACCTTCCAAGTTTAATAAACCAGAAATAGATAGAAAACCACCTTTAAGTTTTCCCTGTTCTTCGTAAATGTATGGAAGTATTTTAGAACCTTGAGGTAATAAATTTTTATCATTGGGTGGGGCTTTTGTTGTTCCAAATATCTTATGTCTCTCTTCAGTATCTGTATTAAACTTTTCCCTTTCTTTAGATTTTATTTTTAATAGTTCTTTTATTAAATCAACTTCTTCATTTTCTTTTTTTGAATCATTATTAGGTTCTATATTTTTTAATAGTTTTATTTTTTTATCTCTTTGAGTTAAACAACCAAAATCTGAGATATTACTATCTATGAAATCCCTAAACTTTTTATTATTCACTAAATCACTTATTTCATTAAATTTAAATTCCTCATATTTTGAAATATCCACATCACTGTCTCCATTTTTAACTTTTTCAATTTTTAATCTCCCATAACCTATATTCCACTTACCACCCCAAAAACCATATTTATCCATAAAAGTTAAAAGAGGATAAAAAATACTTTCTAAAATCTTTTCTTCTACATTGAAAATTACAGAAAATTCTCCCTGATATGAGGGTTTTCCGAAATACCAGTTTTTGTTAGGAATAATTTTTCCAGCAGGTTTTCTTTTAAAATTATTCTTAAAGAATTCAACTTGATTAATTTCTATTAAACTTTTCCAATTAGTAGCCCCAAAAATTATTGATGGTAAAGGTATTCCTTGCTCTAAAAGACATTTTATTTTTGCCTCAAAAGAATTTCCTTTTTCTAATAAGCAGTCTTTAAAATTCTTCCTATTAACTTCCTTTTCAAATCTACCATTATTAAAATCTTTCTCATCACAAATTCCTGAGAAATAGCAAATAACCTCAAACCAAAATCTTAAACTTCCAATTAAAGAAGATGGACGAATTTTATTGTTATCTTGCCAAGCATCTCCTGTCCATAAAGGAGTTAACGTATTAAAGGTAACCTTAATTTCTTCTTTCATTACATTCCTCCGAAACTGCGACCATACCAAATCCCTGGGAGTTGCGGGCGCCGATACCAGTTGAAAGAGCTATTTTTATAATTTCTGGTGGTGCTTCTATTTGAAATTTCCCATCCCATGCTTCTATCACGAAATTGTTTTTGTAGTATGTTATTATTTTTTTGTATTTGGTGCCTTCCACAGGTTTTATCAATATTTCAGCATTTTTGTTGCCTGTGATTACGGCTACCTTTTTTCTGAGGTTT
This Desulfurobacterium indicum DNA region includes the following protein-coding sequences:
- the cmr1 gene encoding type III-B CRISPR module RAMP protein Cmr1; translation: MKEEIKVTFNTLTPLWTGDAWQDNNKIRPSSLIGSLRFWFEVICYFSGICDEKDFNNGRFEKEVNRKNFKDCLLEKGNSFEAKIKCLLEQGIPLPSIIFGATNWKSLIEINQVEFFKNNFKRKPAGKIIPNKNWYFGKPSYQGEFSVIFNVEEKILESIFYPLLTFMDKYGFWGGKWNIGYGRLKIEKVKNGDSDVDISKYEEFKFNEISDLVNNKKFRDFIDSNISDFGCLTQRDKKIKLLKNIEPNNDSKKENEEVDLIKELLKIKSKEREKFNTDTEERHKIFGTTKAPPNDKNLLPQGSKILPYIYEEQGKLKGGFLSISGLLNLEGGSNE